In the genome of Sphingobium sp. CR2-8, the window CATAATGACTGACGAAACGGGCCACGGCCTGATCGTCCATGATGCCGGGTGCATCCGGCGCGATCCGGCGCAGCTTCTGTTCCTGAAGCAGGCGGTTATCGAGGACATGCTCGAAAGAGGGCGGCTTCAACATCAGCAGATGATCGATGACGGAAAACCAGCGCCTATAGGATGTTCCCAGCGCAAGGTTCACATGATTGCGCCAGATGCCGTCCGGATCCTCCTGCATTTCTAGCCTATTGATCGGGGACGTGAGGCTCGCGGCGTCCTGCGGTCGCGCGCCGACGCACCAGCCTTCGAACAGGATGACGTCGACCGGGCCGACATGGCGGGTCCAGTCGGCCTGCGGCAATTGGTCGTCCAGCGCCTTGCTGAAGCGTGGGATCGACGCATCCCGTCCCGCTGCAAGAGCGTCCAGCAGAGCGATGCCTGTATCGACATCATGCGTTCCGGGCACCCCGCGCGTGCGAAACAGCGGGTGCATGTCGCGCGCGAGCCGATCGCGCGCCGCCAAT includes:
- a CDS encoding kinase; amino-acid sequence: MRTTIDALIAQERLPASYAATVDRWWRPLARRIAQWHASAGRAIIVGVNGAQGSGKSTVCRFLQAALLPEQGLSAIVVSLDDLYLPLAARDRLARDMHPLFRTRGVPGTHDVDTGIALLDALAAGRDASIPRFSKALDDQLPQADWTRHVGPVDVILFEGWCVGARPQDAASLTSPINRLEMQEDPDGIWRNHVNLALGTSYRRWFSVIDHLLMLKPPSFEHVLDNRLLQEQKLRRIAPDAPGIMDDQAVARFVSHYERVTRHMFADLPDRVDMLFQLDAKQAVISAKGLHHHDWKLG